A single Anopheles arabiensis isolate DONGOLA chromosome 2, AaraD3, whole genome shotgun sequence DNA region contains:
- the LOC120898165 gene encoding metal transporter CNNM4 isoform X1: MARSGRWAMLKIIAQHLTAAVLPLLLLAGATWRTVDSKALVDRGHDVGSPEMQPIVGGAERVAIVTVVPGTGGTLRLYGDAGDGRTFLVDRVRAQCHEQQLHVVESFPPGVERSAAAVPTMEEELWRGATMLCWSLQGNVVELVIKEDAQIIPVLKTDLPSSTDIGSTNEQRSKRNIDKDSDANSIIHVENPETEEQGTLRIEGYRIENSELAPERDENDVPSVRINTQVQLRLFGTGITRNVAIIFTHETYRFGGPCQVPVTEKFHVTYAEPNGRSGLVEIELPEVIKNKKYFYMCAKYESVDPLEGSDEYDKEASKVNPFLHQGSDMWLRMTSHQPLLPLWLSITVIAVCLMFSALFSGLNLGLMSLDKTDLQILCNTGSDKEKEYARAIQPVRKHGNYLLCSILLGNVLVNSTFTILLDSLTSGLFAVIGSTVAIVIFGEIIPQAICSRHGLAVGAKTIYITRAFMMLTYPVSYPTSKILDLILGKEIGNFYDRDRLKELVQVTKDVNDLDKDEVNVISGVLELRKKKVEDVMTRLEDAYMLPMDAVMDFETISEIMQTGYSRIPVYEGERTNIKSILHIKDLAFVDPDDNTPIRQICEFYGNRLHFVFFDQTLDVMFKEFKSGEFGHMAFIQNVNSEGEGDPYYYTLGLITLEDVIEELIQAEIVDETDVFTDNQSKVPRKRIKRQGVPLFGHRSDKNMEVQRIRIGPQLLFATYQFISTGVTAFTPSCISETILRRLLSQNIFHHIKIKSKTNNERVVIIERGTAIDHFVLILEGRVEVTVGKENLLFESGPFTYYGLQAIVQSPSCDTSTNTPQQILGSLESINRDANSKHVFIPDYTVKAITDVLYLQIHRNLYLAAKRATLMERKQKLGDQSMDPIDAEVEQLMHSLDKADQNSITPDATNLTVNSGAKASKSSSDVASPITALNEHRPATEMKWLSPGTGTGIPAVPHCCQSHNPRCTSLYCTTPSRTAPAEHPAMHRTHHHHQHHHPYHCQFDRSLSFDCWMSC, encoded by the exons ATGGCCCGGTCGGGAAGATGGGcaatgttaaaaataatagcACAACACCTTACCGCTGCCgtcctgccgctgctgctactggctGGTGCCACCTGGCGCACGGTCGACAGTAAAGCGCTGGTCGACCGGGGGCACGATGTCGGATCGCCGGAAATGCAACCGATTGTCGGCGGCGCGGAGCGGGTTGCAATTGTGACGGTGGTGCCAGGGACCGGGGGCACATTGCGGCTGTACGGGGACGCTGGGGACGGACGCACGTTTCTGGTCGATCGTGTACGGGCGCAGTGTcatgagcagcagctgcacgtGGTCGAATCCTTTCCGCCCGGCGTGGaacgatcagcagcagccgtgcCGACGATGGAGGAGGAGCTCTGGCGTGGTGCTACGATGCTGTGCTGGTCTCTGCAGGGAAATGTGGTTGAGCTCGTGATCAAGGAAGA TGCCCAAATAATACCAGTACTAAAGACTGACCTACCCAGCAGCACTGACATTGGGAGCACCAATGAACAACGATCAAAGCGTAACATTGATAAGGATAGTGATGCGAACAGCATCATCCACGTCGAGAACCCCGAAACCGAGGAGCAGGGCACACTTCGCATCGAAGGATATCGAATCGAAAACTCGGAACTGGCGCCCGAACGAGACGAGAACGATGTACCGTCGGTGCGCATCAACACGCAGGTGCAGCTGCGCCTGTTCGGTACGGGCATTACGCGGAATGTGGCCATCATCTTCACGCACGAAACCTACCGGTTCGGGGGCCCGTGTCAGGTGCCGGTCACGGAAAAGTTTCAC GTGACGTATGCGGAGCCGAACGGCCGCAGTGGGCTGGTGGAAATCGAACTGCCGGAAGTGATCAAGAACAAAAAGTATTTCTACATGTGCGCAAAGTACGAGAGCGTCGATCCGTTGGAAGGATCGGACGAATACGATAAG GAAGCATCGAAAGTAAACCCTTTTCTACACCAAGGATCGGATATGTGGTTGCGCATGACTAGCCATCAGCCGTTGCTACCGCTCTGGCTGTCGATCACAGTGATTGCCGTGTGTCTGATGTTTTCGGCGCTCTTCTCTGGCCTTAACTTAGGGCTTATGTCATTGGATAAAACTGATTTGCAG ATCCTGTGCAATACCGGCAGCGACAAGGAAAAGGAGTACGCCAGGGCCATTCAGCCGGTTCGCAAGCACGGCAACTATTTGCTGTGCAGCATTCTGCTCGGTAACGTGCTGGTCAACTCAACGTTCACCATCCTGCTGGACAGTCTTACGTCGGGACTGTTTGCCGTCATTGGTTCCACCGTTGCGATTGTAATTTTTGGCGAAATCATTCCACAG GCCATCTGTTCGCGACACGGTCTCGCTGTGGGAGCGAAAACTATTTATATCACCAGAGCGTTTATGATGCTCACATATCCAGTATCATACCCAACATCAAAAATACTCGACCTTATTCTGGGCAAGGAAATTGGCAATTTCTACGATCGCGACCGGCTAAAGGAGTTGGTCCAG GTTACGAAAGATGTAAACGATTTGGATAAGGATGAAGTGAACGTCATTTCCGGTGTTCTTGAGTTGCGTAAGAAAAAAGTGGAAGACGTGATGACTCGTCTGGAAGATGCCTACATGCTGCCGATGGATGCAGTGATGGATTTCGAAACCATCTCCGAAATTATGCAGACAG gCTATTCGCGCATTCCCGTTTACGAAGGGGAACGCACGAACATAAAATCCATCCTGCACATCAAGGATCTGGCATTCGTCGACCCGGACGATAACACCCCGATACGGCAGATTTGCGAGTTTTACGGCAACCGGTTACACTTCGTCTTCTTCGACCAGACGCTGGACGTAATGTTTAAGGAGTTTAAAAGCGGCGAGTTCGGGCACATGGCGTTCATACAGAACGTAAACTCGGAGGGCGAGGGCGACCCGTACTACTACACGCTTGGGCTGATCACGCTCGAGGACGTGATTGAGGAGCTGATACAGGCAGAAATAGTCGACGAAACGGACGTGTTCACCGACAACCAGAGCAAAGTGCCGCGCAAACGTATCAAGCGGCAGGGTGTGCCACTGTTCGGCCATCGGTCGGACAAAAATATGGAAGTGCAGCGTATACGCATTGGTCCGCAGCTGCTGTTCGCTACGTACCAATTCATATCGACCG GCGTAACGGCGTTTACACCATCCTGCATCTCGGAAACGATCCTGCGCCGTTTGCTGAGTCAAAACATTTTCCATCACATCAAGATCAAGAGCAAAACGAACAACGAACGCGTGGTAATTATCGAGCGCGGTACTGCGATCGACCATTTTGTGCTGATCCTCGAAGGGCGCGTGGAGGTAACCGTTGGCAAGGAGAATTTGCTGTTTGAGAGCGGACCGTTCACCTACTACGGGCTGCAGGCGATCGTGCAAAGTCCCAGCTGTG ATACGTCCACCAACACGCCGCAGCAAATTTTGGGATCGCTTGAATCCATCAATCGCGACGCCAACTCCAAGCATGTCTTCATACCGGACTACACGGTGAAGGCGATCACGGACGTGCTGTACTTGCAGATCCACCGCAATCTCTATCTGGCGGCCAAACGTGCCACACTGATGGAGCGCAAGCAGAAACTGGGCGACCAGTCGATGGATCCAATCGACGCGGAGGTAGAGCAG TTGATGCACTCGCTGGATAAAGCAGACCAGAACAGTATCACACCCGATGCTACCAACTTGACTGTCAATTCCGGGGCGAAGGCTAGTAAATCGTCAAGCGATGTGGCCTCACCGATTACGGCCTTAAAT GAGCATCGACCAGCTACGGAAATGAAATGGTTGTCGCCGGGGACCGGGACAGGGATCCCAGCAGTGCCCCACTGCTGCCAAAGCCATAACCCACGGTGTACCTCGTTGTACTGTACTACACCCTCGCGTACAGCACCAGCAGAGCATCCGGCCATGCATCGaacccatcatcaccaccaacaccaccacccgtACCATTGCCAATTCGATAGGAGTTTATCGTTCGACTGTTGGATGTCGTGTTAg
- the LOC120898165 gene encoding metal transporter CNNM4 isoform X2, with translation MARSGRWAMLKIIAQHLTAAVLPLLLLAGATWRTVDSKALVDRGHDVGSPEMQPIVGGAERVAIVTVVPGTGGTLRLYGDAGDGRTFLVDRVRAQCHEQQLHVVESFPPGVERSAAAVPTMEEELWRGATMLCWSLQGNVVELVIKEDAQIIPVLKTDLPSSTDIGSTNEQRSKRNIDKDSDANSIIHVENPETEEQGTLRIEGYRIENSELAPERDENDVPSVRINTQVQLRLFGTGITRNVAIIFTHETYRFGGPCQVPVTEKFHVTYAEPNGRSGLVEIELPEVIKNKKYFYMCAKYESVDPLEGSDEYDKEASKVNPFLHQGSDMWLRMTSHQPLLPLWLSITVIAVCLMFSALFSGLNLGLMSLDKTDLQILCNTGSDKEKEYARAIQPVRKHGNYLLCSILLGNVLVNSTFTILLDSLTSGLFAVIGSTVAIVIFGEIIPQAICSRHGLAVGAKTIYITRAFMMLTYPVSYPTSKILDLILGKEIGNFYDRDRLKELVQVTKDVNDLDKDEVNVISGVLELRKKKVEDVMTRLEDAYMLPMDAVMDFETISEIMQTGYSRIPVYEGERTNIKSILHIKDLAFVDPDDNTPIRQICEFYGNRLHFVFFDQTLDVMFKEFKSGEFGHMAFIQNVNSEGEGDPYYYTLGLITLEDVIEELIQAEIVDETDVFTDNQSKVPRKRIKRQGVPLFGHRSDKNMEVQRIRIGPQLLFATYQFISTGVTAFTPSCISETILRRLLSQNIFHHIKIKSKTNNERVVIIERGTAIDHFVLILEGRVEVTVGKENLLFESGPFTYYGLQAIVQSPSCDTSTNTPQQILGSLESINRDANSKHVFIPDYTVKAITDVLYLQIHRNLYLAAKRATLMERKQKLGDQSMDPIDAEVEQLMHSLDKADQNSITPDATNLTVNSGAKASKSSSDVASPITALNDPINNTNSSVTPRNHIVLEHDNSSSAAAANDINIGASTSYGNEMVVAGDRDRDPSSAPLLPKP, from the exons ATGGCCCGGTCGGGAAGATGGGcaatgttaaaaataatagcACAACACCTTACCGCTGCCgtcctgccgctgctgctactggctGGTGCCACCTGGCGCACGGTCGACAGTAAAGCGCTGGTCGACCGGGGGCACGATGTCGGATCGCCGGAAATGCAACCGATTGTCGGCGGCGCGGAGCGGGTTGCAATTGTGACGGTGGTGCCAGGGACCGGGGGCACATTGCGGCTGTACGGGGACGCTGGGGACGGACGCACGTTTCTGGTCGATCGTGTACGGGCGCAGTGTcatgagcagcagctgcacgtGGTCGAATCCTTTCCGCCCGGCGTGGaacgatcagcagcagccgtgcCGACGATGGAGGAGGAGCTCTGGCGTGGTGCTACGATGCTGTGCTGGTCTCTGCAGGGAAATGTGGTTGAGCTCGTGATCAAGGAAGA TGCCCAAATAATACCAGTACTAAAGACTGACCTACCCAGCAGCACTGACATTGGGAGCACCAATGAACAACGATCAAAGCGTAACATTGATAAGGATAGTGATGCGAACAGCATCATCCACGTCGAGAACCCCGAAACCGAGGAGCAGGGCACACTTCGCATCGAAGGATATCGAATCGAAAACTCGGAACTGGCGCCCGAACGAGACGAGAACGATGTACCGTCGGTGCGCATCAACACGCAGGTGCAGCTGCGCCTGTTCGGTACGGGCATTACGCGGAATGTGGCCATCATCTTCACGCACGAAACCTACCGGTTCGGGGGCCCGTGTCAGGTGCCGGTCACGGAAAAGTTTCAC GTGACGTATGCGGAGCCGAACGGCCGCAGTGGGCTGGTGGAAATCGAACTGCCGGAAGTGATCAAGAACAAAAAGTATTTCTACATGTGCGCAAAGTACGAGAGCGTCGATCCGTTGGAAGGATCGGACGAATACGATAAG GAAGCATCGAAAGTAAACCCTTTTCTACACCAAGGATCGGATATGTGGTTGCGCATGACTAGCCATCAGCCGTTGCTACCGCTCTGGCTGTCGATCACAGTGATTGCCGTGTGTCTGATGTTTTCGGCGCTCTTCTCTGGCCTTAACTTAGGGCTTATGTCATTGGATAAAACTGATTTGCAG ATCCTGTGCAATACCGGCAGCGACAAGGAAAAGGAGTACGCCAGGGCCATTCAGCCGGTTCGCAAGCACGGCAACTATTTGCTGTGCAGCATTCTGCTCGGTAACGTGCTGGTCAACTCAACGTTCACCATCCTGCTGGACAGTCTTACGTCGGGACTGTTTGCCGTCATTGGTTCCACCGTTGCGATTGTAATTTTTGGCGAAATCATTCCACAG GCCATCTGTTCGCGACACGGTCTCGCTGTGGGAGCGAAAACTATTTATATCACCAGAGCGTTTATGATGCTCACATATCCAGTATCATACCCAACATCAAAAATACTCGACCTTATTCTGGGCAAGGAAATTGGCAATTTCTACGATCGCGACCGGCTAAAGGAGTTGGTCCAG GTTACGAAAGATGTAAACGATTTGGATAAGGATGAAGTGAACGTCATTTCCGGTGTTCTTGAGTTGCGTAAGAAAAAAGTGGAAGACGTGATGACTCGTCTGGAAGATGCCTACATGCTGCCGATGGATGCAGTGATGGATTTCGAAACCATCTCCGAAATTATGCAGACAG gCTATTCGCGCATTCCCGTTTACGAAGGGGAACGCACGAACATAAAATCCATCCTGCACATCAAGGATCTGGCATTCGTCGACCCGGACGATAACACCCCGATACGGCAGATTTGCGAGTTTTACGGCAACCGGTTACACTTCGTCTTCTTCGACCAGACGCTGGACGTAATGTTTAAGGAGTTTAAAAGCGGCGAGTTCGGGCACATGGCGTTCATACAGAACGTAAACTCGGAGGGCGAGGGCGACCCGTACTACTACACGCTTGGGCTGATCACGCTCGAGGACGTGATTGAGGAGCTGATACAGGCAGAAATAGTCGACGAAACGGACGTGTTCACCGACAACCAGAGCAAAGTGCCGCGCAAACGTATCAAGCGGCAGGGTGTGCCACTGTTCGGCCATCGGTCGGACAAAAATATGGAAGTGCAGCGTATACGCATTGGTCCGCAGCTGCTGTTCGCTACGTACCAATTCATATCGACCG GCGTAACGGCGTTTACACCATCCTGCATCTCGGAAACGATCCTGCGCCGTTTGCTGAGTCAAAACATTTTCCATCACATCAAGATCAAGAGCAAAACGAACAACGAACGCGTGGTAATTATCGAGCGCGGTACTGCGATCGACCATTTTGTGCTGATCCTCGAAGGGCGCGTGGAGGTAACCGTTGGCAAGGAGAATTTGCTGTTTGAGAGCGGACCGTTCACCTACTACGGGCTGCAGGCGATCGTGCAAAGTCCCAGCTGTG ATACGTCCACCAACACGCCGCAGCAAATTTTGGGATCGCTTGAATCCATCAATCGCGACGCCAACTCCAAGCATGTCTTCATACCGGACTACACGGTGAAGGCGATCACGGACGTGCTGTACTTGCAGATCCACCGCAATCTCTATCTGGCGGCCAAACGTGCCACACTGATGGAGCGCAAGCAGAAACTGGGCGACCAGTCGATGGATCCAATCGACGCGGAGGTAGAGCAG TTGATGCACTCGCTGGATAAAGCAGACCAGAACAGTATCACACCCGATGCTACCAACTTGACTGTCAATTCCGGGGCGAAGGCTAGTAAATCGTCAAGCGATGTGGCCTCACCGATTACGGCCTTAAAT GATCCTATTAACAATACGAACTCCTCTGTGACTCCTCGCAACCATATAGTATTAGAGCACGACAATTCTTCCAGTGCCGCTGCTGCCAACGATATTAACATAG GAGCATCGACCAGCTACGGAAATGAAATGGTTGTCGCCGGGGACCGGGACAGGGATCCCAGCAGTGCCCCACTGCTGCCAAAGCCATAA
- the LOC120894806 gene encoding G-box-binding factor-like isoform X1: MATSFFGSSTTPTPMASAAGAGTVGLLDKLDRLVSTTVLHEARVYPVTIPPATAGYRPSDALGNGSEMSSSVPAATSPTILTTVVQTDDFVVLPGPEDVLLLNTTTGLYQQSVTLTARMYPIEATAAKSIWGLPTLIWGILIGTVVILILILATLFFCCWVQPRTRKLLNSSYYTTTANNGNASQSSIVAKSCTSSDSNQLVMPLSIGICPPQYSAPPPPSTSTNTPQHTAASGSNSSLHHASTHPAGGCAHHTCSAVPATTTNHQQQQQQCNSMASGGQDYGHLKYGSSPQQYAAQQYAHHHHHTQQQQQQQHHQHQCIHYQQQQQQYNQQQQQQQQQHHHHQQQQQHVQLHGHHIHGQQQYSPYNQHQYYHHPSAQQQQQQQHQQQQQQQQYLHYQQHQQQHHQQQQREHHHQHHQQQQQQQQQQIQHQHHQSSSGHNHQSPQQSQLVHTQLHKSMWAINPLYASSGVINDENEGDTNTTYRTRSLPSWGKNKQRPLSNADDLEELYAKVNFSKKRRNRMRNDEAAIIALCRSRSQNLAALPHAADQDAVVVYDERTAL; the protein is encoded by the exons ATGGCTACGTCATTCTTTGGCTCCTCGACGACGCCCACACCTATGGCGTCGGCGGCCGGAGCCGGTACCGTTGGGCTGTTGGACAAGCTGGACCGCTTGGTCAGTACGACCGTGCTGCACGAGGCACGCGTTTATCCAGTAACCATACCGCCGGCCACAGCAGGTTATCGACCGTCGGACGCGCTGGGCAATGGGTCCGAAATGAGTTCATCAGTACCCGCCGCCACCTCGCCAACAATTCTGACCACTGTGGTACAGACCGATGATTTCGTCGTCCTGCCAG GGCCAGAGGATGTGCTGCTACTCAACACGACCACTGGACTGTACCAGCAATCGGTGACGCTAACCGCACGAATGTATCCGATTGAGGCCACCGCGGCAAAGTCGATCTGGGGCCTACCGACGCTGATCTGGGGTATACTGATCGGAACGGTCGTGATACTGATACTGATCCTAGCAACactcttcttctgctgctgggtGCAGCCACGTACGCGCAAACTGCTCAACTCGAGCTACTACACGACGACCGCTAACAACGGAAACG CCTCCCAAAGCTCGATTGTAGCCAAATCGTGCACCAGCAGCGACTCGAACCAACTAGTGATGCCCCTATCGATCGGCATCTGTCCACCGCAGTATAGTGCCCCGCCACCGCCctccaccagcaccaacaccCCGCAGCACACCGCAGCGAGCGGCAGCAACAGCTCGCTACATCATGCTTCAACCCATCCTGCCGGCGGATGTGCACACCATACCTGTAGCGCCGTCCCAGCAACCACGAccaaccaccagcagcagcagcagcagtgcaacaGCATGGCATCCGGTGGGCAGGACTACGGCCACCTAAAGTACGGCAGTTCACCGCAGCAGTACGCCGCCCAGCAGTAcgctcaccatcatcatcatacacagcagcagcaacagcagcaacatcaccaACATCAATGCATACAttatcagcaacagcaacaacaatacaatcaacagcagcagcaacagcaacagcaacatcaccatcatcagcagcagcagcaacacgtaCAGCTGCATGGGCACCACATACACGGACAGCAGCAGTACAGTCCCTACAACCAGCACCAGTACTATCATCATCCATcagctcagcagcagcagcagcagcagcaccaacaacaacaacaacaacaacagtaccTTCACtatcaacaacatcagcaacaacatcaccagcagcaacaaag AgagcaccatcatcagcatcatcaacagcagcagcagcagcagcaacaacagatacagcatcaacatcatcaatcTTCCTCAGGTCATAACCACCAGTCACCACAGCAGAGTCAGCTGGTACACACGCAACTGCACAAGTCGATGTGGGCGATCAATCCACTGTACGCTTCCAGTGGAG TGATCAACGATGAGAATGAGGGTGACACGAACACCACCTACCGGACACGATCCCTACCTTCGTGGGGTAAGAATAAGCAGCGCCCCCTGTCCAATGCGGACGATCTGGAGGAGCTGTACGCGAAG GtgaattttagtaaaaaacgACGCAACAGGATGCGTAATGATGAAGCTGCCATTATTGCCCTGTGCCGGTCGCGGTCGCAAAATCTTGCCGCACTGCCCCACGCCGCCGATCAGGATGCAGTGGTCGTGTACGATGAACGCACTGCCCTCTAG
- the LOC120894806 gene encoding UPF0746 protein DDB_G0281095-like isoform X2 — protein sequence MYPIEATAAKSIWGLPTLIWGILIGTVVILILILATLFFCCWVQPRTRKLLNSSYYTTTANNGNASQSSIVAKSCTSSDSNQLVMPLSIGICPPQYSAPPPPSTSTNTPQHTAASGSNSSLHHASTHPAGGCAHHTCSAVPATTTNHQQQQQQCNSMASGGQDYGHLKYGSSPQQYAAQQYAHHHHHTQQQQQQQHHQHQCIHYQQQQQQYNQQQQQQQQQHHHHQQQQQHVQLHGHHIHGQQQYSPYNQHQYYHHPSAQQQQQQQHQQQQQQQQYLHYQQHQQQHHQQQQREHHHQHHQQQQQQQQQQIQHQHHQSSSGHNHQSPQQSQLVHTQLHKSMWAINPLYASSGVINDENEGDTNTTYRTRSLPSWGKNKQRPLSNADDLEELYAKVNFSKKRRNRMRNDEAAIIALCRSRSQNLAALPHAADQDAVVVYDERTAL from the exons ATGTATCCGATTGAGGCCACCGCGGCAAAGTCGATCTGGGGCCTACCGACGCTGATCTGGGGTATACTGATCGGAACGGTCGTGATACTGATACTGATCCTAGCAACactcttcttctgctgctgggtGCAGCCACGTACGCGCAAACTGCTCAACTCGAGCTACTACACGACGACCGCTAACAACGGAAACG CCTCCCAAAGCTCGATTGTAGCCAAATCGTGCACCAGCAGCGACTCGAACCAACTAGTGATGCCCCTATCGATCGGCATCTGTCCACCGCAGTATAGTGCCCCGCCACCGCCctccaccagcaccaacaccCCGCAGCACACCGCAGCGAGCGGCAGCAACAGCTCGCTACATCATGCTTCAACCCATCCTGCCGGCGGATGTGCACACCATACCTGTAGCGCCGTCCCAGCAACCACGAccaaccaccagcagcagcagcagcagtgcaacaGCATGGCATCCGGTGGGCAGGACTACGGCCACCTAAAGTACGGCAGTTCACCGCAGCAGTACGCCGCCCAGCAGTAcgctcaccatcatcatcatacacagcagcagcaacagcagcaacatcaccaACATCAATGCATACAttatcagcaacagcaacaacaatacaatcaacagcagcagcaacagcaacagcaacatcaccatcatcagcagcagcagcaacacgtaCAGCTGCATGGGCACCACATACACGGACAGCAGCAGTACAGTCCCTACAACCAGCACCAGTACTATCATCATCCATcagctcagcagcagcagcagcagcagcaccaacaacaacaacaacaacaacagtaccTTCACtatcaacaacatcagcaacaacatcaccagcagcaacaaag AgagcaccatcatcagcatcatcaacagcagcagcagcagcagcaacaacagatacagcatcaacatcatcaatcTTCCTCAGGTCATAACCACCAGTCACCACAGCAGAGTCAGCTGGTACACACGCAACTGCACAAGTCGATGTGGGCGATCAATCCACTGTACGCTTCCAGTGGAG TGATCAACGATGAGAATGAGGGTGACACGAACACCACCTACCGGACACGATCCCTACCTTCGTGGGGTAAGAATAAGCAGCGCCCCCTGTCCAATGCGGACGATCTGGAGGAGCTGTACGCGAAG GtgaattttagtaaaaaacgACGCAACAGGATGCGTAATGATGAAGCTGCCATTATTGCCCTGTGCCGGTCGCGGTCGCAAAATCTTGCCGCACTGCCCCACGCCGCCGATCAGGATGCAGTGGTCGTGTACGATGAACGCACTGCCCTCTAG